CAAAATTGGAGATCTTACCTTGTAGAACCGCTGCGACTCGCTCCAGACCCATCCCTGTATCAATGCTGGGCTTGGGCAGAGGTGTGAGGGAGTAGCCGGTGGTCTTGCCGCCCTCGACAATCGCCGCGCGGTCGAACTGCATAAAAACTAGGTTCCAAATCTCTACGTAGCGGGCATCGTCCTCTCCAAATGGCCGATCTCTGTCCCGCACACCGGGGCCATATGACGACGCCTCAATGCCCATGTCATAGAAGATTTCGGAGCAGGGGCCGCAAGGGCCGGTTTCGCCCATCTGCCAGAAATTATCCTTGAGGCCGAACTCGAAGATGCGCTCGCGCGGCACGCCGGTTTCGATCCAGAACTGTTCGGCCTCGTCGTCGCGCGGAACGCCATAGTCTGGCGCACCCTCAAAGATCGTGACGTAGAGCTTGTCCTTGGGGATGCCGAACCACTCAGGGCTGGTAACGAGTTCCCAGGCGTACTGGATGGCTTCGCGCTTGAAGTAGTCGCCGAAGCTGAAGTTGCCCAGCATCTCGAAAAAGGTGTGGTGGCGGCGCGTGAAGCCCACGTTTTCCAGATCGTTGTGCTTGCCGCCCGCGCGGACGCACTTCTGCGAGGTGGTAGCGCGGGTGTATTCGCGCTTCTCGGCGCCGGTGAAGAGGTCCTTGAACTGGTTCATGCCCGCGTTGGTGAAGAGCAGCGTCGGATCATTGGCAGGCACCAGCGAGGACGAAGCCACCCGGCGGTGTTGCTTCGACTCAAAAAAGCGCAGAAATTGTTCGCGAATCTCGTTCCCGGATCGATATTGCATGGCTAATTCAGTGTAATTGGCGAAATGACCGCACTGCTTGCAGCCGGGCTATTCTTCGCCCGGTTGTTCTTCCAGATTTTCGAGGGCCATCAACGTCTCGTCGGGAACGTCCCACTGGCGGAGGATTTTGTAGATGACGCCTACGGAGAAGCCTGCTGTGACGAGGCGGCGCATGACGCGGGCGGTCTCTTTTTCGTTTTCGGGCTTGCGGATGCGCTTGCGTTCGAGGTGCTGGCGGGCCAAGGCTTCTTCGCTAACCTCGGCGTACTTGGTTTCGATGGTCTCTGCGATCGTCTGCTGGGCAATGCCTTTGCGGTTCAGCTCCTGGCTGACGCGACGAGCACCGAATTTCTCGTTCTGCTGGCGGAGCTGGGTGTAGTTTTCGGCGAAAGCAGTGTCGTCGAGGTAGCCGTATTCCTTGAGGCGGGCGATGACTTGGTTGACTTTGGCCGCACCGGTCTCTTCGCGCTCAACTTTGGCCTGCATGAGGTGGCGAAGTTCCGATTCGCTTCTCATGCGGCGGCCGAGGGACTTCACGGCGTACTCGTGCAGGGCGTTTTCGTCGAGGGGATCGGATTGTTTCTTGGCGCGACCAAATGGCATTTCTATTCCCTGTTCCCTGTTCCCTGTTCCCTGCTCCCTGCGCTTCCGATCCCTGCACTTCCAATCCACTGATCGACCCAGGCGTTGACGGTCTTGTACCAGAGCTCAGAGTTTTGCGGCTTCTGCACCCAGTGGCCTTCGTCGGGGAAATAGAGCATCTTGGACGGAACTTTGAGGCGCTGGAGCGTGGTGAAGAGCTGATAGCCCTCCGAGACATCGAGGCGGTAGTCGAGCTGGCTGTGGATGACGAGCGTGGGGGTTTTGAAGTTTTTGGCCGAGAGCGCCGGGGACCATCGGCGGAATGGATTTTCGGAGTCGGGATGGCCGTAGTAGTCCCAGGGCTTGCCTTTGAACTCCCACTCGTTGAACCACAGCTCTTCCGTCGATCCGTACGCGGATTCGGGGTCGAACATGCCGTCATGGGTGACGATGCACTTGAAGCGATTGGTATGACCGAGAATCCAGTTGGCCATGTAGCCGCCGTAGCTTGCGCCGAGGGCGCATTCGCGGTTCTTGTCTATAAACGGGTAGGTTTTCTCGGCGTAGTCGAGGCCGAGCATCAGGTCGGTGAATGGTTTGCCGCCCCAGTCGCCGTTCACACCATCGACAAAAGTCTGGCCGTAGCCGGTGCTGCCGCGCGGGTTGATCATGACGACGACGTAACCGTTGGCGGCAAGGAGTTCAGCGTTCCAGCGGTAGCTCCAGGAGTCGCCCCATGCGCCTTGCGGGCCGCCGTGGATCAGGAATTTGACGGGGTATTTCTTGGCAGGGTCGAAGGCTGGGGGTTTGATGAGGAAGCCCTCAACCTCTGTCTTATCAGCGGCTTTGAACCAGAAGGATTCTAGCTGTGATAAGTCCAGTTTTGCCAGCAGAT
This portion of the Acidicapsa acidisoli genome encodes:
- a CDS encoding regulatory protein RecX translates to MPFGRAKKQSDPLDENALHEYAVKSLGRRMRSESELRHLMQAKVEREETGAAKVNQVIARLKEYGYLDDTAFAENYTQLRQQNEKFGARRVSQELNRKGIAQQTIAETIETKYAEVSEEALARQHLERKRIRKPENEKETARVMRRLVTAGFSVGVIYKILRQWDVPDETLMALENLEEQPGEE